Proteins from a single region of Mumia flava:
- a CDS encoding DNA-directed RNA polymerase subunit alpha has translation MLIAQRPTLSEDVVDDYRSRFVIEPLEPGFGYTLGNSLRRTLLSSIPGASVTSIKIDGVLHEFSTVPGATEDVTEIILNLKNLVVSSEHDEPVVMYLRKQGPGDVTAADIAPPAGVEVHNPDLKIATLNDKGKLELELVVERGRGYVSAVQNKSGDEEIGRMPVDSIYSPVLKVTYKVEATRVEQRTDFDKLIIDVETKRSITPRDAVASAGKTLVELFGLARELNVEAEGIDIGPSPVDEALAADLALPVEDLHLTVRSYNCLKREGIHTVGELISRSEQDLLDIRNFGSKSIDEVKAKLHEMGLGLKDSPAGFDPTAVVDSYDDDESFAEDEQY, from the coding sequence TCATCGAGCCGCTCGAGCCCGGCTTCGGCTACACGCTCGGCAACTCGCTGCGTCGCACGCTCCTGTCGTCGATCCCGGGTGCCTCCGTCACGTCGATCAAGATCGACGGCGTGCTCCACGAGTTCTCGACCGTCCCCGGTGCCACCGAGGACGTCACCGAGATCATCCTCAACCTGAAGAACCTCGTGGTCAGCTCCGAGCACGACGAGCCCGTCGTGATGTACCTGCGCAAGCAGGGCCCCGGAGACGTCACCGCCGCGGACATCGCGCCGCCGGCCGGTGTCGAGGTGCACAACCCCGATCTCAAGATCGCGACGCTCAACGACAAGGGCAAGCTGGAGCTGGAGCTGGTGGTCGAGCGCGGACGCGGCTACGTGTCCGCCGTCCAGAACAAGTCCGGCGACGAGGAGATCGGCCGCATGCCGGTCGACTCGATCTACAGCCCGGTCCTCAAGGTCACGTACAAGGTCGAGGCCACCCGAGTCGAGCAGCGCACCGACTTCGACAAGCTCATCATCGACGTCGAGACGAAGCGCTCGATCACGCCGCGCGACGCGGTGGCGTCGGCCGGCAAGACGCTCGTCGAGCTGTTCGGGCTGGCCCGTGAGCTCAACGTCGAGGCGGAGGGCATCGACATCGGCCCGTCGCCGGTCGACGAGGCGCTCGCGGCCGACCTGGCCCTGCCGGTGGAGGACCTCCACCTGACGGTCCGTTCGTACAACTGCCTCAAGCGCGAGGGCATCCACACCGTGGGTGAGCTGATCTCGCGCTCCGAGCAGGACCTGCTGGACATCCGCAACTTCGGTTCGAAGTCGATCGACGAGGTCAAGGCGAAGCTCCACGAGATGGGCCTCGGCCTCAAGGACAGCCCGGCGGGCTTCGACCCGACCGCGGTGGTCGACTCCTACGACGACGACGAGAGCTTCGCGGAGGACGAGCAGTACTGA
- the rplQ gene encoding 50S ribosomal protein L17, translated as MPTPTKGPRLGGSPAHQRLILANLATSLFEHGRITTTEAKAKRLRPYAESLITKAKVDTVANRRQVVKVIRDKSILHELFTEIAPKYATRPGGYTRITKIGPRKGDNAPMAVIELVEEKDFSVTTKPAKAETAAPAEADEVKDAIAATEAETEEAAEAAAAEATTDEAPAAEETEAAEAPADEAAAEKTDDAEADKA; from the coding sequence ATGCCCACGCCTACCAAGGGTCCGCGGCTCGGCGGGAGCCCGGCGCACCAGCGCCTCATCCTCGCCAACCTCGCGACCAGCCTCTTCGAGCACGGTCGCATCACCACGACCGAGGCCAAGGCCAAGCGCCTGCGGCCGTACGCCGAGTCGCTGATCACCAAGGCGAAGGTCGACACCGTCGCCAACCGCCGTCAGGTCGTCAAGGTCATCCGTGACAAGTCGATCCTGCACGAGCTGTTCACCGAGATCGCGCCGAAGTACGCGACCCGTCCCGGTGGCTACACGCGGATCACCAAGATCGGCCCCCGCAAGGGCGACAACGCCCCCATGGCCGTGATCGAGCTCGTCGAGGAGAAGGACTTCTCCGTGACGACGAAGCCGGCCAAGGCCGAGACTGCGGCCCCGGCCGAGGCGGACGAGGTCAAGGACGCGATCGCCGCGACCGAGGCCGAGACCGAGGAGGCCGCCGAGGCCGCCGCTGCTGAGGCGACGACCGACGAGGCTCCGGCCGCCGAGGAGACCGAGGCCGCCGAGGCGCCCGCGGACGAGGCTGCTGCCGAGAAGACCGACGACGCCGAGGCCGACAAGGCCTGA
- a CDS encoding GlsB/YeaQ/YmgE family stress response membrane protein: protein MLIIAIILFGMLAGAAAQFIVGRASSGVDWTMAFVAGIAGSFIGGLLISLISGDGLDIRPSGIIGSIAGAVIVTAVWTWWRERSTAGLG, encoded by the coding sequence GTGCTCATCATCGCAATCATCCTCTTCGGCATGCTCGCCGGCGCCGCCGCCCAGTTCATCGTCGGCCGGGCCTCGTCCGGTGTCGACTGGACCATGGCCTTCGTCGCCGGCATCGCCGGCTCGTTCATCGGCGGGCTGCTGATCAGCCTGATCTCCGGCGACGGTCTGGACATCCGGCCCAGCGGCATCATCGGCTCCATCGCCGGCGCGGTCATCGTGACGGCCGTCTGGACCTGGTGGCGCGAGCGCAGCACCGCCGGCCTGGGCTGA
- a CDS encoding LLM class flavin-dependent oxidoreductase, with protein MKLSVLDLVPVRTDQTTADALAATVALAQTADRLGFTRYWVAEHHNMPAVAATSPPVLIGLLAGRTDRIRVGSGGVMLPNHAPLAVAEQFALLEAAYPDRIDLGLGRAPGSDPVTSWALRGAAGRDDTDVQQFPQYLDDVMALMDSSVGVRVPIRGQDYRLRATPAATSTPRQWLLGSSTYSAHLAAAKGLPYVFAHHFSGHGTAEALAIYRREFQPSETTPAPRTFLTVNAVVAQTRDEAVALAIPNLQSMARLRTGASLAALDLVEDAEKAELTGQQLAMVEEGLARNIVGDPAQAAQEVRRLAAQFDVDEVMVHPVASARQGEDPRRSDARERTLALLAEALDG; from the coding sequence GTGAAGCTCTCGGTCCTCGACCTCGTCCCCGTCCGTACCGACCAGACGACGGCTGACGCCCTCGCTGCGACGGTCGCGCTCGCCCAGACCGCCGACCGGCTCGGGTTCACCCGCTACTGGGTGGCCGAGCACCACAACATGCCCGCCGTGGCAGCGACGTCGCCGCCGGTGCTGATCGGCCTCCTCGCCGGCCGTACGGACCGGATCCGGGTCGGCTCCGGTGGGGTCATGCTGCCCAACCACGCCCCGTTGGCGGTGGCCGAGCAGTTCGCTCTGCTCGAGGCGGCCTATCCCGACCGGATCGACCTGGGCCTCGGTCGCGCCCCGGGTTCGGACCCGGTCACGTCGTGGGCGCTGCGCGGCGCCGCCGGCCGTGACGACACCGACGTCCAGCAGTTCCCGCAGTACCTCGACGACGTGATGGCGCTGATGGACTCCTCCGTCGGCGTGCGGGTGCCGATCCGCGGTCAGGACTACCGCCTGCGGGCCACGCCGGCCGCGACGTCGACCCCGCGCCAGTGGCTGCTCGGCTCGTCGACCTACTCCGCGCACCTCGCCGCGGCGAAGGGCCTCCCGTACGTCTTCGCACACCACTTCTCCGGCCACGGCACGGCCGAGGCACTCGCCATCTACCGCCGTGAGTTCCAGCCGAGCGAGACCACGCCGGCGCCGCGGACGTTCCTGACGGTCAACGCCGTCGTCGCGCAGACGCGGGACGAAGCCGTCGCGCTGGCGATCCCGAACCTCCAGTCCATGGCGAGACTGCGGACCGGGGCGTCGCTCGCCGCGCTCGACCTGGTGGAGGACGCGGAGAAGGCCGAGCTGACGGGGCAGCAGCTGGCCATGGTGGAGGAGGGGCTGGCCCGCAACATCGTCGGCGACCCGGCGCAGGCCGCGCAGGAGGTCCGCCGGCTCGCCGCGCAGTTCGACGTCGACGAGGTGATGGTGCACCCCGTCGCCTCGGCCCGGCAGGGAGAGGACCCGCGACGGTCGGACGCACGGGAGCGCACCCTGGCGCTGCTCGCCGAAGCGCTCGACGGCTGA
- a CDS encoding haloacid dehalogenase type II translates to MVALRDVVDVVVFDVLGTLVDEPSGLRAAIAEAVPAADDAALGELVGLWQTVVEDQQLRIAAGDRAYAPSDVVDAEAAEAVAARAGLGDVEVVARLAAAGRRLPAWPDADGGLERLARRYPLVGLSNASRASLLRLDAAAGLRWHLALSSEDAGAYKPAPEVYGLALSAAAVPAERVLMVAAHAWDLRGARAVGMRTAYVERPVGDPPRTDDGFDLEVGGLDALADALGA, encoded by the coding sequence GTGGTCGCACTGCGTGACGTCGTCGACGTCGTCGTGTTCGACGTCCTCGGCACCCTGGTCGACGAGCCCAGTGGCCTGCGTGCCGCGATCGCGGAGGCGGTCCCGGCCGCGGACGACGCGGCCCTGGGGGAGCTCGTCGGGCTCTGGCAGACGGTCGTCGAGGACCAGCAGCTGCGGATCGCTGCGGGCGACCGTGCGTACGCCCCCAGCGACGTCGTCGACGCGGAGGCGGCGGAGGCGGTCGCGGCGCGGGCCGGTCTGGGTGACGTGGAGGTGGTCGCACGGCTGGCAGCCGCCGGACGCCGGCTGCCGGCGTGGCCCGACGCCGACGGAGGGTTGGAGCGGCTGGCGCGTCGGTATCCGCTGGTCGGGCTCTCGAACGCCAGCCGGGCGTCCCTGCTGCGGCTGGACGCGGCGGCCGGGCTGCGCTGGCACCTGGCGCTGTCCAGCGAGGACGCCGGCGCCTACAAGCCGGCCCCGGAGGTCTACGGGCTGGCCCTCAGCGCCGCGGCGGTCCCGGCGGAGCGCGTCCTGATGGTCGCGGCGCACGCGTGGGACCTCCGGGGCGCCCGGGCCGTCGGGATGCGGACCGCCTACGTCGAGCGACCGGTGGGCGACCCCCCGAGGACCGACGACGGGTTCGACCTCGAGGTCGGCGGTCTCGACGCCTTGGCGGACGCCCTCGGAGCGTGA
- a CDS encoding ABC-F family ATP-binding cassette domain-containing protein, with protein sequence MGHVDLSSIRYHLPDGRVLLDDVSFRVGDGAVVALVGANGAGKSTLLRIVSGEIDAHGGAVSRSGGLGVMRQMVTRSIDGLAVETVRDLLLSVAPPRVRAAARAVDAIELELMERDDEPTQLRYAAALAEYADAGGYDAEVVWDACCTAALGTGYDRVRWRELTTLSGGEQKRLVLEALLRGSDDVLLLDEPDNYLDVPGKRWLEDQLRATAKTVLLVSHDRALLASAATRVVTLELGAAGAVAWTHPGGFATYHEARTARFARLEEQRRRWDEERLKLRELVLLYKNKAAYNSDMAARYRAAQTRLRRFEEAGPPQAVPIEQQVSMRLSGGRTGKRVLVCEQLELTGLMKPFDLEVFFGERVGVLGSNGSGKSHLLRLLAGGGTRPETEHLPVGDEPVDPVAHTGVARLGARVRPGWFVQTHVRPGLVGRTLLEVLHRGEVGPSGHGRAGMGHEQAARALDRYELARAAEQRFEALSGGQQARFQILLLELSGATLLLLDEPTDNLDVESAEALEQGLDAFEGTVLAVTHDRWFARTLDRFVVFRADGTVVESDEPVWDESRVERAR encoded by the coding sequence ATGGGCCACGTCGACCTGAGCAGCATCCGCTACCACCTGCCGGACGGCCGGGTGCTGCTCGACGACGTCTCGTTCCGGGTCGGGGACGGGGCCGTGGTCGCGCTCGTCGGGGCGAACGGCGCGGGCAAGTCGACGCTCCTGCGGATCGTCTCCGGCGAGATCGACGCGCACGGGGGTGCGGTGAGCCGCTCGGGGGGACTCGGCGTCATGCGCCAGATGGTCACGCGGTCGATCGACGGTCTCGCCGTCGAGACGGTGCGGGACCTGCTGCTGTCGGTCGCGCCGCCGCGGGTCCGGGCGGCCGCGCGCGCGGTCGACGCGATCGAGCTCGAGCTGATGGAGCGCGACGACGAGCCGACCCAGCTGCGCTACGCGGCGGCGCTCGCCGAGTACGCCGACGCGGGCGGGTACGACGCCGAGGTGGTCTGGGACGCGTGCTGCACGGCCGCGCTCGGGACCGGGTACGACCGGGTGCGCTGGCGCGAGCTGACGACGCTGTCGGGCGGTGAGCAGAAGCGTCTGGTGCTGGAGGCGCTCCTGCGTGGCTCCGACGACGTCCTGCTGCTGGACGAGCCGGACAACTACCTCGACGTCCCGGGCAAGCGCTGGCTCGAGGACCAGCTGCGTGCGACCGCGAAGACGGTGCTGCTGGTGAGCCACGACCGGGCGCTGCTCGCGTCTGCGGCCACGCGGGTCGTCACGCTGGAGCTCGGCGCCGCCGGGGCGGTGGCGTGGACCCATCCCGGCGGCTTCGCGACGTACCACGAGGCGCGGACCGCACGCTTCGCGCGTCTCGAGGAGCAGCGTCGACGATGGGACGAGGAGCGCCTGAAGCTCCGCGAGCTGGTGCTGCTCTACAAGAACAAGGCGGCGTACAACTCGGACATGGCGGCCCGCTACCGCGCGGCGCAGACACGGCTCCGCCGGTTCGAGGAGGCGGGCCCGCCGCAGGCCGTCCCGATCGAGCAGCAGGTCTCGATGCGGCTGTCCGGCGGCCGTACGGGCAAGCGGGTCCTGGTCTGCGAGCAGCTCGAGCTGACCGGGCTGATGAAGCCGTTCGACCTCGAGGTGTTCTTCGGTGAGCGGGTCGGCGTGCTCGGCTCGAACGGCTCCGGCAAGTCGCACCTGCTGCGGCTGCTGGCGGGCGGTGGCACGCGCCCCGAGACCGAGCACCTGCCGGTCGGCGACGAGCCGGTCGACCCGGTCGCGCACACCGGCGTCGCGCGGCTGGGGGCGCGGGTCCGCCCGGGCTGGTTCGTCCAGACGCACGTGCGGCCCGGTCTGGTCGGCCGGACCCTGCTCGAGGTCCTGCATCGCGGGGAGGTCGGACCGAGCGGCCACGGTCGTGCCGGCATGGGACACGAGCAGGCAGCGCGGGCGCTGGACCGCTACGAGCTGGCTCGCGCGGCCGAGCAGCGGTTCGAGGCGTTGTCCGGGGGGCAGCAGGCGCGGTTCCAGATCCTGCTGCTCGAGCTCTCCGGTGCCACGCTGCTGCTGCTCGACGAACCGACCGACAACCTCGACGTGGAGTCGGCGGAGGCGCTGGAGCAGGGACTGGACGCGTTCGAGGGGACGGTGCTCGCGGTGACCCACGACCGCTGGTTCGCGCGGACGCTCGACCGGTTCGTGGTCTTCCGTGCCGACGGGACGGTCGTCGAGTCCGACGAGCCGGTCTGGGACGAGAGCCGGGTCGAGCGGGCCCGGTGA
- a CDS encoding class I SAM-dependent methyltransferase, with the protein MTEHYFGQTPSGPQNRREVTAEVWGRSYTFTTAGGVFARDGLDKATAILLRTCAPPSQARSVLDLGCGWGAIAVPVAREVPQATVHAIDPNERARELARLNAERAGVADRVAVMAPDDVPSEATYDEIWSNPPIRIGKAALHELLLRWLDRLAPDGVARMVVGRNLGSDSLQRWLTEQGWPTERVTSAKGFRVLATRRG; encoded by the coding sequence ATGACCGAGCACTACTTCGGACAGACCCCCAGCGGGCCGCAGAACCGGCGCGAGGTGACGGCGGAGGTCTGGGGCCGCTCCTACACCTTCACGACCGCCGGGGGCGTCTTCGCGCGCGACGGCCTCGACAAGGCCACCGCGATCCTGCTGCGCACCTGCGCGCCACCGTCGCAGGCACGGTCCGTGCTCGACCTGGGGTGCGGGTGGGGCGCGATCGCCGTCCCGGTCGCCCGGGAGGTTCCCCAGGCGACGGTGCACGCGATCGACCCGAACGAGCGTGCCCGGGAGCTGGCCCGGCTCAACGCGGAGCGTGCCGGGGTCGCCGACCGGGTCGCCGTGATGGCACCGGACGACGTCCCGTCCGAGGCGACCTACGACGAGATCTGGTCGAACCCGCCCATCCGGATCGGCAAGGCGGCGCTGCACGAGCTCCTGCTGCGCTGGCTCGACCGACTGGCACCCGACGGGGTGGCGCGGATGGTCGTCGGCCGCAACCTCGGCTCCGACTCCCTCCAGCGATGGCTGACCGAGCAGGGCTGGCCGACCGAGCGGGTCACGAGCGCGAAGGGCTTCCGCGTGCTCGCGACGCGGCGCGGCTGA
- the truA gene encoding tRNA pseudouridine(38-40) synthase TruA — MRVRLDLAYDGSAYRGWARQPDHPSVQQTVEDALTLVLRLDEPARLTVAGRTDTGVHARGQVAHVDLPDDLELDPEPLVRRLDRALPDDVVVRALAAAPEGFDARFSAMRRRYVYRLWDLPSGPDPLHRNHIVHHPRPLDVSAMNDAAVGVLGENDFAAFCRRREGATTIRTLQQLTTRRTDSRIVETTVVADAFCHSMVRSLMGALTAVGEGRHEPAWMARVLGARTRDPRVKVMPAHGLTLEEVEYPADARLAARAEEARSFRGPLEADSALDSED, encoded by the coding sequence GTGCGCGTGAGACTCGACCTGGCCTACGACGGCTCTGCGTACCGCGGCTGGGCCCGACAGCCCGACCACCCCTCGGTCCAGCAGACGGTCGAGGACGCGTTGACGCTGGTGCTGCGGCTCGACGAGCCCGCCCGGCTGACGGTCGCCGGACGCACCGACACCGGCGTCCACGCCCGCGGGCAGGTGGCGCACGTCGACCTGCCCGACGACCTCGAGCTCGATCCGGAGCCGCTGGTCCGCCGGCTCGACCGGGCCCTGCCCGACGACGTGGTCGTGCGGGCGCTCGCCGCGGCACCCGAGGGCTTCGACGCGAGATTCTCCGCGATGCGACGCCGCTACGTGTACCGGCTGTGGGACCTGCCGAGCGGGCCCGACCCGCTGCACCGCAACCACATCGTCCACCACCCGCGGCCGCTCGACGTCTCCGCGATGAACGACGCAGCGGTGGGCGTGCTCGGAGAGAACGACTTCGCGGCCTTCTGCCGTCGCCGTGAGGGCGCCACCACGATCCGCACGCTCCAGCAGCTCACCACGCGCCGGACCGACTCCCGGATCGTCGAGACGACCGTCGTCGCCGACGCCTTCTGCCACTCGATGGTGCGCTCGCTGATGGGCGCCCTCACCGCGGTCGGCGAGGGACGCCACGAGCCGGCCTGGATGGCCCGGGTGCTCGGCGCACGCACCCGCGACCCGCGCGTCAAGGTGATGCCGGCTCACGGCCTCACCCTGGAGGAGGTCGAGTATCCCGCCGACGCACGGCTCGCGGCCCGCGCCGAGGAGGCCCGCAGCTTCCGCGGCCCGCTCGAGGCCGACTCCGCTCTCGACTCCGAGGACTGA